Proteins encoded together in one Marispirochaeta sp. window:
- the deoC gene encoding deoxyribose-phosphate aldolase — translation MILLTNSAEDLKTIQKICSILDYSGALVPNATAEMVRKACEEAKRMKYAAVPVFPAYIPMVAEELNGTGIAPQVVVGFPSGGARTSVKVKEAEQGIADGAREIDMVINIGFLVDGEFKKAEEDIRAVVDIAKQADVTVKVIIETGFLSDIDKIEAVEVICNAGANFVKTCTGFADGKATIHDIALLYQRAKGRIKVKASGGVWTLEDAAAFIEAGAERVAGRYSITHQLEMLGIDRL, via the coding sequence ATGATACTACTGACCAATTCTGCTGAAGATCTGAAAACCATTCAAAAAATCTGTTCGATACTGGATTATTCCGGCGCCCTTGTCCCGAACGCTACTGCCGAGATGGTCCGTAAGGCCTGTGAAGAGGCCAAACGGATGAAATATGCCGCCGTCCCGGTATTTCCGGCGTATATTCCCATGGTAGCGGAAGAGCTGAACGGAACCGGTATAGCACCCCAGGTCGTGGTTGGATTCCCCTCCGGCGGAGCCAGAACCAGCGTCAAGGTTAAAGAGGCGGAGCAGGGGATTGCTGACGGCGCGAGAGAGATCGATATGGTCATCAATATCGGTTTCCTTGTTGACGGGGAGTTTAAAAAGGCCGAGGAAGACATCCGGGCAGTCGTAGACATTGCGAAACAGGCGGATGTCACAGTAAAGGTAATAATTGAAACGGGCTTTCTATCGGATATCGACAAAATCGAAGCGGTTGAGGTTATCTGCAACGCCGGCGCGAACTTTGTTAAAACCTGTACCGGTTTCGCGGATGGTAAGGCTACGATACACGATATCGCTCTGCTCTATCAGCGGGCGAAGGGCAGGATCAAGGTAAAGGCTTCGGGAGGTGTCTGGACCCTCGAAGATGCCGCCGCTTTTATTGAAGCCGGAGCAGAACGGGTGGCCGGCCGTTACAGCATAACTCATCAGCTGGAGATGCTGGGAATCGACAGACTTTAG